One Sanguibacter sp. HDW7 DNA window includes the following coding sequences:
- a CDS encoding extracellular solute-binding protein, translated as MRTSRTLLVPAVLAVGALLAACSGDPAPSATTPAPTTATTSKAPAPVDATLTVWVDENRKPAVESAAKAYTDATGVQVETVVKNFEDIRADFIAQVGTGEGPDITIGAHDWLGALVENGVVAPVDFTDKKGEFIDVAVDAVTWDGQTYGLPYAMETVAVVRNTELVDSTPETFDEMVKKGRDAGVTYPLTINTNGTTGDGYTYYALQTSFGAPVFVQNDDGSYSNKVGMGGENGAKFAEWLGANGMGGDKVFSTDFTYDVANQEFADGKAAYTIAGPWAIATLTGNGVKVAVDPVPSAGGKTASPFVGVQTFYVSSASKNALLANDFLVNYVATDEGITALQEADPRLPALRVVADRYASDPVVAGFLKQAEVGVPMPAIAEMGDVWDLWNSASADIIAGKAKDPAARWAKMVTDLEAKLG; from the coding sequence CTCCCGTACCCTGCTCGTCCCGGCCGTCCTGGCCGTCGGCGCGCTCCTCGCCGCGTGCTCGGGTGACCCCGCACCCAGCGCCACGACCCCCGCACCGACGACCGCGACGACGAGCAAGGCGCCGGCACCCGTCGACGCGACGCTCACCGTCTGGGTCGACGAGAACCGCAAGCCGGCCGTCGAGTCCGCCGCGAAGGCGTACACCGACGCGACGGGCGTCCAGGTCGAGACCGTCGTCAAGAACTTCGAGGACATCCGCGCCGACTTCATCGCGCAGGTCGGCACCGGCGAGGGCCCGGACATCACGATCGGCGCCCACGACTGGCTCGGCGCGCTCGTCGAGAACGGTGTCGTCGCCCCCGTCGACTTCACCGACAAGAAGGGCGAGTTCATCGACGTCGCCGTCGACGCCGTCACGTGGGACGGCCAGACGTACGGCCTGCCCTACGCGATGGAGACCGTCGCGGTCGTCCGCAACACCGAGCTCGTCGACTCCACCCCGGAGACCTTCGACGAAATGGTGAAGAAGGGCCGCGACGCAGGCGTCACGTACCCGCTCACCATCAACACGAACGGCACGACGGGCGACGGCTACACGTACTACGCCCTCCAGACGTCGTTCGGCGCCCCCGTCTTCGTCCAGAACGACGACGGCTCGTACTCGAACAAGGTCGGCATGGGCGGCGAGAACGGCGCGAAGTTCGCCGAGTGGCTCGGCGCGAACGGCATGGGTGGCGACAAGGTCTTCTCGACGGACTTCACGTACGACGTCGCCAACCAGGAGTTCGCGGACGGCAAGGCCGCCTACACGATCGCCGGCCCCTGGGCCATCGCGACGCTCACGGGCAACGGCGTCAAGGTCGCCGTCGACCCCGTCCCGTCGGCCGGTGGCAAGACCGCCTCCCCGTTCGTCGGCGTCCAGACGTTCTACGTCTCCTCCGCGTCGAAGAACGCGCTCCTCGCGAACGACTTCCTCGTCAACTACGTCGCGACGGACGAGGGCATCACCGCGCTGCAGGAGGCCGACCCGCGTCTGCCCGCGCTGCGCGTCGTCGCCGACCGCTACGCGTCCGACCCGGTCGTCGCCGGCTTCCTCAAGCAGGCCGAGGTCGGCGTGCCGATGCCCGCGATCGCGGAGATGGGCGACGTCTGGGACCTGTGGAACTCGGCCTCGGCCGACATCATCGCCGGCAAGGCGAAGGACCCGGCCGCGCGCTGGGCCAAGATGGTCACCGACCTCGAGGCCAAGCTCGGCTGA